A single window of Cydia strobilella chromosome 18, ilCydStro3.1, whole genome shotgun sequence DNA harbors:
- the LOC134749378 gene encoding BAG family molecular chaperone regulator 2 isoform X1 — protein sequence MEVDQYASDWSYTGEGSRLPLIDESTALGTQAPKDRLIAVLDQVEMRVERLRRDTVRIEEERDSLLSTLDSVKHSELLAEVSECDKDDISRYAERILARAQTVEVCVRTDRDPQQEEALHQVNMYIDQLVVSVQDDACTAHARCQAYMAACSSAADSAASDKNFETAILGCTLDDQKRVKKRLQGLMDYFAKKNVTSCS from the exons ATGGAAGTGGATCAGTACGCAAGTGATTGGAGCTACACCGGCGAAGGGTCGCGGCTGCCGCTTATTGACGAATCCACGGCTCTAGGAACTCAGGCTCCAAAAGACAG GCTGATAGCAGTGCTGGACCAGGTGGAGATGCGCGTGGAGCGTCTCCGACGTGACACAGTGCGTATTGAGGAGGAACGTGACTCCCTGCTCTCCACATTGGACAGTGTCAAGCACTCAGAGCTACTGGCAGAAGTCTCGGAAT GTGATAAAGACGACATCTCGCGGTACGCGGAGCGTATATTGGCGCGGGCGCAGACAGTGGAGGTGTGCGTGCGCACCGACCGCGACCCGCAACAGGAGGAGGCTCTGCACCAG GTAAACATGTACATCGACCAGCTAGTAGTGTCAGTGCAAGACGACGCGTGCACGGCGCACGCTCGCTGCCAGGCCTACATGGCGGCGTGCTCCAGCGCCGCGGACTCCGCCGCCAGCGACAAGAACTTCGAGACGGCCATCCTCGGCTGCACGCTCGACGACCAGAAGCGAGTCAAGAAACGCCTGCAGGGCCTCATGGACTACTTCGCTAAGAAGAATGTTACCTCGTGCTCGTGA
- the LOC134749378 gene encoding BAG family molecular chaperone regulator 2 isoform X2, translating to MELSLGPLGRLIAVLDQVEMRVERLRRDTVRIEEERDSLLSTLDSVKHSELLAEVSECDKDDISRYAERILARAQTVEVCVRTDRDPQQEEALHQVNMYIDQLVVSVQDDACTAHARCQAYMAACSSAADSAASDKNFETAILGCTLDDQKRVKKRLQGLMDYFAKKNVTSCS from the exons ATGGAGCTGTCACTAGGGCCTCTCGGGAG GCTGATAGCAGTGCTGGACCAGGTGGAGATGCGCGTGGAGCGTCTCCGACGTGACACAGTGCGTATTGAGGAGGAACGTGACTCCCTGCTCTCCACATTGGACAGTGTCAAGCACTCAGAGCTACTGGCAGAAGTCTCGGAAT GTGATAAAGACGACATCTCGCGGTACGCGGAGCGTATATTGGCGCGGGCGCAGACAGTGGAGGTGTGCGTGCGCACCGACCGCGACCCGCAACAGGAGGAGGCTCTGCACCAG GTAAACATGTACATCGACCAGCTAGTAGTGTCAGTGCAAGACGACGCGTGCACGGCGCACGCTCGCTGCCAGGCCTACATGGCGGCGTGCTCCAGCGCCGCGGACTCCGCCGCCAGCGACAAGAACTTCGAGACGGCCATCCTCGGCTGCACGCTCGACGACCAGAAGCGAGTCAAGAAACGCCTGCAGGGCCTCATGGACTACTTCGCTAAGAAGAATGTTACCTCGTGCTCGTGA